A stretch of Comamonadaceae bacterium M7527 DNA encodes these proteins:
- the folD gene encoding bifunctional methylenetetrahydrofolate dehydrogenase/methenyltetrahydrofolate cyclohydrolase FolD, with protein sequence MTAQLIDGKALSASLREQATAQVSQLKAKGLAPGLAVILVGDNPASQVYVRNKVKACEDMGIYSLLEQHPSDLSEAALLARIAALNADPSIHGILVQLPLPSHIDEHQVIEAISPAKDVDGFHVASAGALMVGQPGFWPCTPYGCMKMLESLNDGQRVDLRGQHAVVIGRSNIVGKPMAMMLLQHNATVTVCHSGTKDLKAHTLQADVVVVAVGKQNVLTADMVKPGAIVLDVGMNRNAEGKLCGDVDFDGVREVASYITPVPGGVGPMTITMLMLNTVQAAQNTLLG encoded by the coding sequence ATGACTGCACAATTGATTGACGGCAAGGCGCTTTCAGCGTCTTTGCGCGAACAGGCCACCGCACAGGTATCGCAACTCAAAGCCAAAGGTCTAGCGCCGGGCTTGGCTGTGATTTTGGTGGGTGACAACCCTGCCAGCCAGGTATACGTGCGCAACAAGGTGAAGGCTTGTGAGGACATGGGTATTTACTCATTGCTTGAGCAACACCCCAGCGACCTGTCCGAAGCGGCGTTGCTCGCGCGTATTGCAGCACTCAATGCCGACCCCAGTATTCACGGCATATTGGTGCAGCTGCCGCTGCCCAGCCACATAGACGAGCACCAAGTCATTGAGGCCATATCCCCCGCCAAAGACGTTGACGGCTTTCATGTGGCCAGCGCGGGCGCGCTGATGGTTGGCCAGCCCGGTTTTTGGCCTTGCACACCCTATGGCTGCATGAAAATGCTGGAGTCACTCAACGACGGGCAACGCGTTGACTTGCGTGGTCAGCACGCTGTTGTTATTGGCCGCTCAAACATCGTGGGCAAGCCCATGGCCATGATGCTGCTGCAACACAACGCCACCGTTACCGTGTGTCACAGTGGCACCAAAGACCTCAAGGCGCACACGCTTCAGGCGGATGTGGTGGTGGTGGCCGTTGGCAAACAAAACGTACTCACGGCTGACATGGTCAAACCCGGTGCCATCGTGCTGGACGTGGGCATGAACCGCAACGCTGAAGGCAAGCTGTGCGGCGACGTGGACTTTGACGGTGTGCGTGAGGTGGCCTCTTACATCACCCCCGTACCGGGTGGCGTTGGTCCCATGACCATCACCATGCTGATGCTCAATACGGTGCAGGCGGCACAGAACACATTACTCGGCTAA
- a CDS encoding DUF4149 domain-containing protein — protein sequence MLAALWWGGTTALAFVAVPVLFGHFDMPAVAGAAAAKLFAAQSIGTVVLAGLAMLLLTLPMFQMLARKQLRVMWASGAALAVCNQWLVAPLIITARATGGNLPLWHSLGSALILAQWLLGLWLLWRLSRVMCSVPPAPY from the coding sequence TTGTTGGCTGCCCTGTGGTGGGGCGGCACCACCGCACTGGCATTTGTCGCCGTGCCTGTGCTGTTTGGCCACTTTGACATGCCTGCGGTGGCTGGTGCTGCTGCCGCCAAACTGTTTGCGGCGCAAAGCATTGGCACCGTGGTGCTGGCGGGGTTGGCAATGCTACTGCTCACACTTCCCATGTTTCAGATGCTTGCGCGCAAACAGCTGCGCGTCATGTGGGCCAGCGGCGCGGCATTGGCCGTGTGCAATCAGTGGCTGGTTGCGCCACTGATCATCACCGCCAGGGCAACTGGCGGCAACTTGCCGCTTTGGCACAGTTTGGGCAGTGCACTCATCCTGGCCCAGTGGCTACTGGGTTTGTGGCTGCTGTGGCGTCTTAGCCGAGTAATGTGTTCTGTGCCGCCTGCACCGTATTGA
- the greA gene encoding transcription elongation factor GreA: protein MSTIPITIKGATKLKAELHQLKTVERPSVIAAIAEARAQGDLSENAEYEAAKDRQGFIEGRIAEVEGKLSAAQIIDPASVNAEGRVVFGATVELEDEATGAAVTYQIVGEDEADIKLGLVNISSPIARALIGKEEGDSVEVQAPGGAKRYEIVAVSYV, encoded by the coding sequence ATGTCGACCATTCCAATTACGATCAAGGGCGCGACCAAGCTCAAAGCCGAGCTGCATCAACTCAAAACAGTTGAGCGCCCTTCGGTAATTGCCGCCATTGCAGAGGCCCGCGCGCAAGGTGACTTGAGTGAAAACGCCGAGTACGAAGCCGCTAAAGACCGTCAAGGTTTCATAGAAGGGCGTATTGCAGAAGTTGAAGGCAAGCTGTCTGCCGCACAAATCATTGACCCGGCAAGCGTGAACGCCGAAGGCCGCGTGGTCTTTGGTGCAACCGTGGAGCTGGAAGACGAAGCCACCGGTGCTGCCGTCACCTACCAAATCGTGGGTGAGGACGAGGCCGATATCAAGCTGGGCCTGGTTAACATTTCGTCACCCATAGCGCGCGCACTCATTGGCAAGGAAGAGGGCGACAGCGTAGAGGTACAAGCCCCGGGCGGTGCCAAGCGTTATGAAATTGTGGCGGTGAGCTACGTTTAA
- the carB gene encoding carbamoyl-phosphate synthase large subunit, with protein MPKRTDIQSVLIIGAGPIVIGQACEFDYSGVQACKALREEGYKVILINSNPATIMTDPDTADVTYIEPITWQVVEKIIAKERPDAILPTMGGQTALNCALDLWREGVLEKHGVELIGASPEAIDKAEDRLKFKQAMDKIGLGSARSGIAHSMDEAWAVQSEMGFPTVIRPSFTLGGTGGGIAYNAEEFEVICKRGLEASPTNELLIEESLVGWKEYEMEVVRDRADNCIIVCSIENLDPMGVHTGDSITVAPAQTLTDKEYQVLRNASLAVLREIGVDTGGSNVQFSINPVDGRMVVIEMNPRVSRSSALASKATGFPIAKVAAKLAVGFTLDELRNDITGGATPASFEPSIDYVVTKIPRFAFEKFPAADSRLTTQMKSVGEVMAMGRTFQESFQKALRGLEVGVDGMNEMTVDRETLARELGTPGPERIWYVGDAFAQGWTVDEVFALTKIDHWFLIQIEEIVQIELQLEKTSLEQLDDKTLLGLKKKGFSDRRLAKLLKSTEGNVRSRRHAGGIRPVYKRVDTCAAEFATDTAYMYSTYEQECEAAPTQNKKIMVLGGGPNRIGQGIEFDYCCVHAAMAMREDGYETIMVNCNPETVSTDYDTSDRLYFEPLTLEDVLEIVDKEKPVGVIVQYGGQTPLKLALGLEAAGVPIIGTSPDMIDAAEDRERFQKLLNELGLKQPPNATARTEAQALEKAQALGYPLVVRPSYVLGGRAMEIVHEQRDLERYMREAVKVSNDSPVLLDRFLNDAVECDVDALCDGQRVFIGGVMEHIEQAGVHSGDSACSLPPYYLSKATVDELKRQTAAMAKALNVVGLMNVQFAIQEVNGQDVIYVLEVNPRASRTVPFVSKATGIQLAKVAARCMAGQSLDAQGVFDEVTPPYFSVKEAVFPFVKFPGVDTILGPEMKSTGEVMGVGKTFGEAFIKSQLGAGTRLPRPSDKVNKVFLTVKDGDKPRAVVVAKSLVDMGFKLIATRGTATAITAAGVACEVVNKVTEGRPHVVDLIKNNDVCLVINTVEERRNAIADSRQIRTSALQARITTFTTISGAEAAVEGMAYVDDLDVRSIQELHQDLAKAH; from the coding sequence ATGCCAAAGCGCACCGACATTCAATCCGTTCTCATCATTGGCGCTGGCCCCATTGTGATTGGCCAGGCCTGTGAGTTTGACTACTCTGGCGTGCAAGCCTGCAAGGCTTTGCGTGAAGAGGGCTACAAAGTCATACTCATCAACAGCAACCCCGCCACCATCATGACCGACCCTGATACGGCGGACGTGACTTACATTGAGCCCATTACCTGGCAAGTGGTCGAGAAGATCATTGCCAAAGAAAGGCCAGACGCCATTTTGCCCACCATGGGCGGCCAAACCGCGCTGAACTGCGCACTGGACCTGTGGCGTGAAGGCGTTCTTGAAAAGCACGGCGTTGAGCTCATAGGCGCCTCGCCCGAGGCCATTGACAAAGCTGAAGACCGCCTCAAGTTCAAGCAGGCCATGGACAAAATCGGTTTGGGCTCCGCCCGCTCTGGTATTGCCCACAGCATGGATGAGGCCTGGGCCGTACAAAGCGAGATGGGTTTCCCAACCGTGATTCGCCCCAGCTTTACGCTGGGCGGCACCGGCGGCGGTATTGCCTACAACGCTGAAGAGTTTGAAGTCATTTGCAAGCGCGGTCTGGAGGCCTCGCCAACCAATGAGTTGCTCATTGAAGAATCGTTGGTGGGATGGAAAGAATACGAGATGGAGGTGGTGCGTGACCGCGCCGACAACTGCATCATCGTGTGCTCCATTGAAAACCTAGACCCCATGGGCGTGCACACTGGCGACTCCATCACCGTGGCGCCAGCGCAAACGCTGACCGACAAAGAATACCAGGTGCTGCGCAACGCCAGCCTGGCGGTGCTGCGCGAAATTGGCGTTGACACTGGCGGCTCTAACGTGCAGTTCTCCATCAACCCGGTTGATGGCCGCATGGTGGTCATTGAGATGAACCCGCGCGTGTCGCGCTCATCAGCCCTGGCATCCAAAGCCACCGGCTTTCCCATTGCCAAGGTAGCAGCCAAGCTGGCTGTGGGCTTTACGCTAGACGAGCTGCGTAACGACATCACAGGCGGTGCAACACCAGCCAGCTTTGAGCCCAGCATAGACTATGTGGTTACCAAAATCCCACGCTTTGCGTTCGAGAAGTTTCCCGCAGCCGACAGCCGTCTCACCACGCAGATGAAGTCTGTGGGTGAGGTGATGGCCATGGGGCGCACCTTCCAGGAGAGCTTCCAGAAAGCGCTGCGCGGCCTGGAGGTTGGCGTAGACGGCATGAATGAGATGACCGTCGACCGCGAGACCTTGGCGCGCGAGCTGGGCACGCCCGGACCAGAGCGTATTTGGTATGTGGGTGACGCGTTTGCCCAGGGCTGGACGGTTGACGAGGTGTTTGCACTCACCAAGATTGACCACTGGTTCCTGATTCAAATTGAAGAAATTGTGCAAATAGAGCTGCAGCTTGAGAAAACCTCGCTTGAGCAGTTAGACGACAAAACCTTGCTGGGATTGAAGAAAAAAGGTTTCTCAGACCGCCGCTTGGCCAAGTTGCTCAAAAGCACAGAGGGCAACGTGCGCAGCCGCCGCCATGCAGGCGGCATTCGCCCAGTCTACAAGCGTGTGGACACCTGCGCGGCTGAGTTTGCCACCGACACCGCCTACATGTACTCGACCTACGAGCAAGAGTGCGAGGCCGCGCCTACCCAAAACAAAAAGATCATGGTACTGGGCGGTGGCCCCAACCGCATTGGCCAAGGCATCGAGTTTGACTACTGTTGCGTGCACGCGGCCATGGCCATGCGCGAAGACGGTTACGAAACCATCATGGTCAACTGCAACCCAGAGACCGTGTCTACAGACTATGACACCTCTGACCGCTTGTACTTTGAGCCGCTCACGCTTGAAGACGTGCTGGAAATTGTCGACAAGGAAAAGCCAGTGGGCGTCATCGTGCAATACGGCGGCCAAACACCTTTGAAGTTGGCGCTTGGCCTGGAGGCTGCAGGTGTGCCCATCATAGGCACCAGCCCAGACATGATTGACGCTGCTGAAGACCGTGAACGTTTCCAAAAGCTGCTCAATGAGTTGGGCCTCAAGCAACCACCAAACGCCACAGCGCGCACAGAGGCGCAAGCCCTGGAAAAAGCACAGGCTCTGGGTTACCCCCTGGTGGTGCGCCCGAGCTACGTGCTGGGTGGCCGCGCCATGGAGATCGTGCACGAGCAACGCGACCTTGAGCGCTACATGCGCGAAGCCGTAAAGGTCAGCAATGACTCCCCCGTATTGCTGGACCGCTTCTTGAACGATGCAGTTGAGTGCGACGTGGATGCCTTGTGCGATGGACAGCGCGTGTTCATTGGTGGCGTGATGGAGCACATTGAGCAAGCCGGCGTACACAGCGGTGACTCAGCCTGTTCGCTGCCGCCTTACTACTTGTCCAAAGCCACGGTTGATGAACTCAAACGCCAAACTGCGGCCATGGCCAAGGCCTTGAACGTGGTGGGCTTGATGAACGTGCAGTTCGCCATTCAGGAGGTCAACGGCCAGGACGTGATTTACGTGTTGGAAGTCAACCCGCGTGCCTCGCGTACCGTGCCGTTTGTATCCAAGGCAACCGGTATCCAGTTGGCCAAAGTGGCAGCACGCTGTATGGCTGGACAGTCACTAGACGCGCAAGGCGTATTTGACGAAGTCACCCCGCCTTACTTCAGTGTGAAAGAAGCGGTATTCCCGTTTGTGAAGTTCCCAGGCGTTGACACCATCCTGGGCCCAGAGATGAAGTCCACTGGTGAAGTCATGGGCGTTGGCAAAACCTTTGGTGAGGCCTTTATCAAGTCGCAGTTGGGTGCAGGTACACGCTTGCCACGCCCCAGCGATAAAGTGAACAAGGTGTTCTTGACAGTCAAAGACGGTGACAAGCCGCGCGCTGTGGTGGTGGCGAAATCGCTGGTGGACATGGGCTTCAAACTGATTGCCACACGCGGCACGGCAACGGCCATTACGGCAGCAGGCGTTGCTTGTGAAGTGGTGAACAAAGTGACAGAGGGCCGGCCTCACGTTGTTGACTTGATTAAAAACAACGACGTTTGTTTGGTCATCAACACCGTCGAGGAGCGACGCAACGCCATTGCAGACTCGCGCCAGATTCGCACCTCGGCCTTGCAAGCCCGCATCACCACCTTCACCACCATCTCGGGTGCGGAGGCTGCGGTTGAGGGCATGGCCTATGTCGATGATCTGGATGTGCGCTCCATACAAGAGCTGCATCAGGACTTGGCCAAGGCCCATTGA
- a CDS encoding RNA methyltransferase: MTTMPTQVASADNAVVKRIRALQRDGASYKKSGDVWLEGDHLCRAAHQRGLLPSVFTWSEAAWQRCAQALGTDAHASATWSCAQAATHQVVLSDKLWAELSGLESFVGMAALFTVPPSSASSVLAQAPTVVVDRVQDPGNLGSIIRSAAAMGFAQVLAIKGTVAMWSPKVVRAGMGAHFALNLVEGLQATQLDQLQVPLLVTSSHQGDWLHKAQLPWPCAWVMGHEGQGVAPAIAAMASQQVRITQPGGEESLNVAAAAAVCLHASAAALALTAD, encoded by the coding sequence ATGACAACAATGCCTACCCAGGTCGCCTCGGCTGATAACGCCGTGGTCAAACGCATCCGTGCATTGCAGCGCGATGGCGCGTCTTACAAAAAAAGCGGTGACGTGTGGCTGGAGGGCGACCATTTGTGTCGCGCCGCCCACCAGCGCGGCCTGCTTCCCAGTGTCTTTACCTGGAGTGAGGCTGCATGGCAGCGCTGCGCACAAGCGCTAGGCACCGACGCCCACGCCAGTGCCACGTGGTCATGCGCGCAAGCCGCTACACATCAGGTGGTGCTGAGCGACAAGCTGTGGGCCGAGCTCAGTGGCCTGGAGTCTTTTGTGGGCATGGCCGCCTTGTTTACTGTGCCGCCAAGCAGCGCCAGCAGCGTGCTGGCGCAAGCGCCAACGGTGGTGGTCGACAGGGTGCAAGACCCCGGTAACTTGGGCTCTATCATTCGCAGCGCGGCGGCCATGGGCTTTGCCCAAGTGCTGGCCATCAAGGGCACGGTTGCGATGTGGTCACCCAAAGTCGTGCGTGCTGGCATGGGCGCACACTTTGCCCTCAATCTCGTTGAAGGGCTGCAAGCCACACAACTGGACCAGCTGCAAGTGCCCCTGTTGGTGACCAGCAGCCATCAGGGTGACTGGTTGCACAAGGCCCAATTGCCCTGGCCATGTGCGTGGGTCATGGGCCATGAGGGGCAGGGCGTGGCCCCGGCCATTGCAGCCATGGCCAGCCAGCAGGTACGCATCACCCAGCCCGGTGGCGAAGAGTCACTGAACGTGGCCGCAGCCGCAGCGGTGTGTCTGCATGCCAGTGCAGCAGCGCTTGCCTTGACGGCTGATTGA
- the rnhB gene encoding ribonuclease HII, translating into MPSNASPTRKTPARTKPAAKPRVLTAAQAALLWDPPGLVVGVDEAGRGPLAGPVVAAAVILDDLNPIAGLNDSKKLTERKREQLFLEIKAKALCFSIAQATVQEIDDINILQATMLAMQRAVAGLRLKPVKALIDGNRIPKLDVMAEAIVQGDAHVNCIAAASILAKVTRDHLMCELHTQFPNYGFAGHKGYGTAAHLAALRSHGACEHHRRTFSPVLALHAAATGQTLA; encoded by the coding sequence ATGCCATCCAACGCATCGCCAACGCGTAAGACGCCAGCGCGTACAAAGCCCGCTGCAAAGCCGCGCGTGCTGACCGCTGCGCAGGCCGCGCTGTTATGGGACCCGCCCGGCTTGGTGGTGGGTGTAGACGAGGCAGGGCGTGGCCCTTTGGCGGGCCCAGTGGTGGCCGCTGCCGTGATCCTGGATGACCTCAACCCCATCGCTGGTTTGAATGACTCTAAAAAGTTGACCGAGCGCAAGCGCGAGCAACTGTTTCTGGAAATCAAAGCCAAGGCATTGTGTTTTTCCATTGCACAGGCAACCGTGCAGGAAATTGACGACATCAACATATTGCAAGCCACCATGCTGGCCATGCAACGCGCCGTAGCTGGCTTGCGTCTAAAGCCTGTCAAGGCTTTGATTGATGGCAACCGAATTCCCAAGCTGGACGTCATGGCCGAGGCCATCGTGCAAGGTGACGCGCACGTCAACTGCATTGCGGCGGCATCCATTCTGGCCAAGGTCACGCGCGATCACCTGATGTGCGAACTGCACACGCAGTTTCCGAATTATGGTTTTGCAGGCCACAAAGGCTATGGCACGGCGGCACACCTGGCGGCCCTGCGCAGCCACGGTGCATGCGAGCACCACAGGCGCACTTTTTCTCCTGTGCTGGCGTTGCATGCCGCAGCAACGGGGCAGACCCTGGCATGA
- the lpxB gene encoding lipid-A-disaccharide synthase produces MSSTEPQSNHPLQVALAAGESSGDLLAGLLLQGLNTQGVANQSFGIGGPLMQAQGFEPWWSYHELAVRGYVEVLRHYRRIVGIRKQLATRLLTNKPDMFVGVDAPDFNLDLELQLRRSGIKTVHFVSPSIWAWRANCMDKIKQACDHVLCIFPFETAIYDQAGVPATFVGHPLADVMPMQPDQVLAREQLQLPHDKPVVALLPGSRQSEIAQLAPVFLQAARLMHQSRSDLVFVLPVAPSMMAQVRSAVARAGLAEVDWLRLVDGQSQRVLAACDVTLIASGTATLEAALSKRPMVIAYRMPQLSWQIMKRKRLQPWVGLPNILAQTFVVPELLQDEASPARLAQKTLAWLDDPIAYDHVQSRFNEMHQRLRMNTPVVASHAIQRIANA; encoded by the coding sequence GTGAGCAGCACTGAGCCTCAAAGCAACCACCCGTTGCAGGTTGCGTTGGCCGCTGGCGAGTCGTCTGGCGACTTGTTGGCCGGGCTGTTGCTGCAAGGTTTGAATACCCAGGGTGTGGCCAACCAGTCGTTTGGTATTGGCGGCCCACTGATGCAAGCACAAGGCTTTGAGCCTTGGTGGTCCTACCACGAGCTGGCGGTGCGTGGATATGTGGAGGTGCTAAGGCATTACCGCCGCATTGTTGGCATTCGCAAGCAATTGGCTACCAGGCTACTGACCAACAAGCCCGATATGTTTGTGGGTGTTGACGCGCCGGACTTTAATCTAGACCTTGAGTTGCAGCTGCGTCGATCAGGCATCAAGACTGTGCACTTTGTGAGCCCCTCGATTTGGGCGTGGCGCGCCAACTGCATGGATAAAATCAAGCAAGCCTGCGACCATGTGCTGTGCATTTTCCCGTTTGAGACGGCGATTTATGACCAGGCAGGCGTGCCCGCTACCTTTGTGGGTCACCCGCTGGCAGATGTCATGCCCATGCAGCCAGACCAGGTCCTGGCGCGCGAACAACTGCAGTTGCCTCACGACAAGCCTGTGGTGGCGCTGTTGCCAGGCAGCCGCCAGTCTGAAATTGCACAACTTGCGCCGGTATTCTTGCAAGCCGCACGGTTAATGCATCAGTCGCGTAGCGACTTGGTGTTTGTGCTGCCAGTTGCGCCCAGCATGATGGCGCAAGTGCGCTCGGCGGTGGCGCGCGCCGGTTTGGCTGAGGTCGATTGGCTGCGCTTGGTAGACGGTCAATCGCAGCGGGTATTGGCGGCTTGCGACGTGACGCTGATTGCCAGCGGCACCGCCACGCTTGAGGCTGCGCTGTCCAAAAGGCCCATGGTGATTGCCTATCGCATGCCGCAGCTCAGTTGGCAAATCATGAAACGCAAACGCTTACAGCCTTGGGTGGGCTTGCCCAACATATTGGCGCAAACCTTTGTAGTGCCTGAGTTGCTGCAAGATGAAGCCTCACCAGCTCGTCTGGCGCAAAAGACACTGGCATGGTTGGACGACCCCATTGCCTATGACCACGTACAAAGCCGCTTTAACGAGATGCACCAGCGTTTGCGTATGAACACACCCGTAGTAGCCAGCCATGCCATCCAACGCATCGCCAACGCGTAA
- the lpxA gene encoding acyl-ACP--UDP-N-acetylglucosamine O-acyltransferase, whose product MSLIHATAIVDGNAQLDSSVRVGPYAVIGPNVRIGAGTQVGPHTVIEGHTTIGENNHIFQFNSLGAIPQDKKYAGEPCELIIGNNNTIREFCTFNIGSPGDNGVTRIGDDNWIMAYVHLAHDCMVGNKTIFANNTQLAGHVHVDDWVIFGGFTVVHQFVRVGAHAMTAMNSLLFADVPPYVMAQGQPAGARSMNFEGLRRRGFSAARISAVKAMHKALYRDGLTLQAAIDRMAQLATTTPEAADDVAMMNTFLAQVDGKRGIVR is encoded by the coding sequence ATGAGCCTGATACACGCTACGGCCATTGTGGATGGCAACGCGCAGCTGGACAGCAGCGTGCGAGTTGGCCCTTACGCGGTGATAGGCCCCAACGTACGCATTGGAGCGGGCACACAAGTGGGCCCGCACACCGTCATTGAGGGCCACACCACCATTGGTGAGAACAACCATATTTTTCAGTTCAACTCCTTGGGTGCCATACCGCAGGACAAAAAGTACGCGGGCGAGCCTTGCGAGCTGATCATTGGCAACAACAACACCATCAGGGAATTTTGCACCTTCAACATTGGTTCACCAGGTGACAACGGCGTGACCCGCATTGGCGATGACAACTGGATCATGGCCTACGTGCATTTGGCGCACGACTGCATGGTGGGCAACAAAACCATTTTTGCCAACAACACGCAGTTGGCAGGTCACGTACATGTTGACGACTGGGTGATTTTTGGCGGCTTCACGGTGGTGCACCAGTTTGTGCGTGTGGGCGCTCACGCCATGACGGCCATGAACTCATTGCTGTTTGCTGACGTGCCACCCTATGTGATGGCACAGGGTCAGCCAGCAGGCGCGCGCTCTATGAATTTTGAAGGCTTGCGTCGTCGCGGTTTCAGTGCGGCCCGTATCAGCGCTGTCAAGGCCATGCACAAAGCCTTGTACCGTGACGGGCTAACGTTGCAAGCGGCCATAGACCGCATGGCCCAGTTGGCCACCACCACGCCCGAAGCAGCCGATGATGTGGCCATGATGAACACGTTTTTGGCGCAGGTGGATGGCAAGCGCGGCATCGTGCGCTGA
- the fabZ gene encoding 3-hydroxyacyl-ACP dehydratase FabZ, with product MMDIHDILKKLPHRYPFLLVDRVIELEKGKRIRCLKNVTMNEPFFGGHFPHRPVMPGVLMLEALAQAAALLAFETLDVVPDDNTVYYFAGIDGARFKRPVEPGDQLVLEAELLRMKAGIFKFAARAKVGDAIATEAELMCTMRTIA from the coding sequence ATGATGGACATTCACGACATTCTAAAAAAGCTACCCCACCGCTACCCGTTTTTGCTGGTGGACCGCGTGATTGAGCTTGAAAAAGGCAAGCGTATTCGCTGCCTCAAAAACGTGACCATGAACGAGCCGTTTTTTGGCGGCCACTTTCCGCACAGACCTGTGATGCCTGGCGTACTAATGCTTGAGGCCTTGGCCCAGGCCGCTGCCTTGTTGGCGTTTGAGACCCTGGACGTTGTACCTGATGACAACACGGTGTATTACTTTGCAGGCATAGACGGTGCGCGTTTCAAGCGCCCTGTAGAGCCTGGTGATCAACTCGTTTTAGAAGCGGAGTTGTTGCGCATGAAAGCGGGCATATTCAAGTTTGCTGCGCGTGCCAAGGTGGGCGATGCCATCGCCACTGAAGCCGAGCTGATGTGCACCATGCGCACCATTGCCTAA
- a CDS encoding OmpH family outer membrane protein, whose translation MFKHAAALVATSALALAMAGNALAADFKVGFVNTDRIFQEADAAKTAQTKLEAEFSKRQKQLEVAGDAVQDASKKLERDAPTLSETQRIQRQRELVQMDQDFQRSRREFQEDLALRKNEELQKVLELANKVIKGVAKAENYDLILQEAVYMNPKHDITERVLRGLNAAK comes from the coding sequence ATGTTTAAACATGCTGCAGCCTTGGTCGCTACCAGCGCCTTGGCCCTGGCTATGGCTGGTAACGCGCTGGCGGCTGACTTTAAAGTGGGTTTTGTGAACACAGACCGCATTTTTCAAGAAGCGGATGCGGCCAAGACGGCACAAACCAAGCTGGAGGCCGAGTTTTCCAAGCGCCAAAAACAGCTGGAGGTGGCAGGTGATGCTGTGCAAGACGCCTCCAAAAAGCTGGAGCGCGATGCGCCCACGTTGTCTGAAACCCAGCGCATACAACGCCAGCGTGAATTGGTGCAGATGGACCAAGACTTCCAGCGGTCGCGCCGTGAATTTCAAGAAGACCTGGCCTTGCGCAAAAACGAAGAGCTGCAAAAGGTCTTGGAGTTGGCCAACAAGGTCATCAAAGGTGTTGCCAAGGCCGAGAACTACGACTTGATTTTGCAAGAAGCTGTGTACATGAACCCCAAGCACGACATCACCGAGCGCGTGCTGCGCGGCTTAAACGCAGCCAAGTAA